The Metabacillus litoralis genome contains a region encoding:
- a CDS encoding RraA family protein has protein sequence MSNIGFRILPVKRKVEKRLIDEFRNVVTPHISDNLNRMHAVGSKLRPYHKEGKLVGTAITVKTRPGDNLLVHKAIDIAEPGDVIVVDAGGDTTNAIVGEIMLRIARRNGIAGFIIDGAIRDTKAFMEGNFPIYAAGVTHRGPYKDGPGEINVPISVDGMCVNPGDLLIGDEDGIAVIPVESAEELLIRVRQQEQKELEIFNSIDNNTIDRSWIDKTLKQRGCEFNDNTHKV, from the coding sequence GTGAGTAATATTGGATTTCGAATTTTACCGGTCAAACGAAAAGTTGAGAAAAGATTAATTGATGAATTCCGAAATGTGGTAACACCACATATCAGTGATAATTTAAATCGAATGCATGCAGTTGGTTCTAAATTACGTCCATATCATAAAGAAGGAAAATTAGTTGGTACAGCGATTACAGTTAAAACTAGACCAGGTGACAATTTGTTAGTGCATAAAGCGATTGATATTGCAGAGCCTGGTGATGTGATAGTAGTTGATGCCGGAGGAGACACAACAAATGCGATCGTTGGTGAGATTATGCTCCGTATTGCAAGAAGAAATGGAATTGCTGGTTTTATTATTGATGGAGCAATACGCGACACGAAAGCCTTTATGGAGGGGAATTTCCCAATTTATGCGGCAGGAGTCACACACAGAGGACCATATAAGGACGGCCCAGGAGAAATAAATGTTCCAATATCGGTAGATGGTATGTGTGTTAACCCTGGAGATTTACTTATTGGTGATGAGGATGGTATTGCTGTAATACCAGTGGAGTCTGCTGAGGAGTTGTTAATAAGAGTCAGACAACAAGAACAGAAAGAGTTAGAGATTTTTAACTCAATAGATAATAACACCATTGATAGAAGTTGGATAGATAAAACTCTAAAGCAGAGAGGTTGTGAATTTAATGACAATACCCACAAGGTATGA
- a CDS encoding Ldh family oxidoreductase, translating to MTIPTRYDWEKLQNFCSEVFIQAGVDKESAKVVAESLIQADLRGVDSHGVVRTAIYLKRIEKNMINPAAEISIESEDEAVVLINGNNHLGAVVGTKALEIALHKAQKKGAAIVGVKGSNHFGTGAFYLQKAIEKNMILMVLSNASQTMPPTGGIRPFIGTNPLAIGIPAGEEDPFLLDMATSVVARGKIIVAAQKGEDIPLGWAIDKDGNPTTNANDALEGSVLPVGGPKGYGISMFIDILAGVLTGAGFGKYVNNMYENWEEPQNVGHFFLAIDIDRFMPIETFKKRMDLYIREIKKEPKAEGVEEIFIPGEIEKNIVIERMKYGIELPSKVVEELIEIGNRYKVDLYKAVKTDSFQQKEALNEC from the coding sequence ATGACAATACCCACAAGGTATGATTGGGAAAAATTACAGAACTTTTGCTCAGAGGTATTTATCCAAGCTGGTGTAGATAAGGAAAGTGCCAAGGTAGTAGCTGAATCTTTGATTCAAGCAGATCTAAGAGGTGTAGATTCTCATGGGGTGGTTAGAACTGCCATTTATTTAAAAAGAATAGAAAAAAACATGATTAATCCAGCCGCAGAAATTTCAATTGAATCAGAGGATGAGGCAGTCGTATTGATAAATGGAAACAATCATTTAGGAGCTGTTGTTGGCACAAAGGCTCTGGAGATTGCTTTACATAAGGCACAAAAAAAGGGTGCTGCTATTGTAGGTGTGAAAGGATCCAATCATTTTGGGACAGGTGCCTTTTACTTACAAAAAGCTATAGAGAAGAATATGATCTTAATGGTCTTGTCAAATGCATCACAAACAATGCCACCGACAGGAGGAATAAGACCATTTATTGGAACAAATCCTTTAGCAATTGGGATACCAGCTGGAGAAGAGGATCCCTTTCTTTTAGATATGGCAACAAGTGTTGTTGCCCGTGGGAAAATTATTGTGGCAGCTCAGAAAGGAGAAGACATTCCTTTAGGATGGGCAATTGATAAAGATGGAAATCCAACAACGAATGCAAACGATGCACTAGAAGGATCAGTTTTACCTGTTGGTGGTCCTAAAGGATATGGAATCTCCATGTTTATTGATATCTTAGCAGGTGTCCTAACAGGAGCAGGATTTGGTAAGTATGTGAATAACATGTATGAAAATTGGGAAGAACCACAAAATGTAGGACATTTCTTTTTAGCTATTGATATAGATCGATTTATGCCGATTGAAACATTTAAAAAACGAATGGATCTTTATATTAGAGAAATAAAAAAAGAACCAAAAGCTGAGGGTGTCGAAGAAATTTTCATTCCAGGAGAAATTGAGAAGAATATAGTAATAGAACGAATGAAATATGGAATTGAATTACCGAGTAAGGTTGTTGAGGAGTTAATAGAGATAGGTAATCGCTATAAAGTAGATTTATATAAAGCTGTAAAAACTGATTCTTTTCAACAAAAGGAGGCACTTAACGAATGTTAA
- a CDS encoding iron-containing alcohol dehydrogenase: MLTLSSFRYEVPTIIEFGRGAVHELPKHVEALGGNKALIVGDPGVLQAGIVNRVEEPLEKAGIPYMTFTNVGIEASIESVDYGVEMAKRSGCDIVVGVGGGSALDTAKSIGIMLKHEGNIRDYIGLDKVPSPGASVIAIPTTAGTGSEMTRFAVLSDKKAKAKLSVGSMFACPTLALCDPELTTSLPPHITAATGMDALTHALESFVNKATQPISEGLSIQSMKLISKSIRLAVSQGENMDARQDMLMASTIAAMAFNTTRLGLAHALAIPLGAHFKIPHGVVNAILLPEVMKFNIIGNTEKFAEIARIFGEKTDHLSTREAAERAVVAIKLLNKDIGITQTLSDYGVEEQHLDLIVDEAILSGNVPVNPVKPTKEDLKNICRGVMSKHNKKEVIIG, encoded by the coding sequence ATGTTAACATTATCATCGTTTCGCTATGAAGTTCCAACAATAATTGAATTTGGTAGAGGAGCTGTTCATGAATTACCGAAGCATGTGGAAGCGTTAGGAGGTAATAAGGCTCTAATTGTAGGTGATCCCGGTGTTTTACAAGCAGGTATTGTAAATCGAGTTGAAGAGCCTCTTGAAAAAGCTGGAATTCCATACATGACTTTTACTAATGTAGGTATAGAAGCTTCAATTGAATCGGTAGATTATGGAGTAGAGATGGCAAAACGTTCTGGCTGTGACATCGTCGTGGGTGTAGGGGGAGGAAGTGCTTTAGATACAGCAAAATCAATTGGAATCATGTTAAAACATGAAGGTAATATTAGAGATTACATTGGCCTAGATAAAGTACCGAGCCCCGGAGCATCTGTTATTGCCATTCCAACCACTGCAGGAACAGGAAGTGAGATGACAAGGTTTGCGGTTTTATCAGACAAAAAGGCAAAGGCAAAATTAAGTGTTGGTAGTATGTTTGCTTGTCCAACTTTAGCATTATGTGATCCAGAACTTACTACTTCATTACCACCACATATAACAGCAGCCACAGGAATGGATGCGCTTACTCATGCTCTAGAATCTTTCGTGAATAAAGCAACTCAACCAATATCTGAAGGTTTATCTATTCAATCTATGAAACTAATTTCGAAAAGTATTAGATTAGCAGTTTCTCAGGGAGAAAATATGGATGCGCGTCAAGATATGCTAATGGCAAGTACAATTGCTGCAATGGCCTTTAATACAACTCGTCTTGGTTTAGCCCACGCATTGGCCATACCTTTAGGGGCCCATTTCAAAATTCCACATGGTGTTGTTAATGCCATTTTATTACCAGAGGTTATGAAATTTAATATTATTGGAAATACAGAAAAGTTTGCTGAAATAGCAAGAATTTTTGGCGAAAAAACAGATCATCTTTCAACAAGAGAGGCAGCTGAGCGAGCAGTTGTAGCAATCAAACTCTTAAATAAAGATATTGGTATAACACAAACTTTATCAGACTACGGAGTCGAAGAACAGCATCTTGATCTGATCGTAGATGAAGCGATTCTCTCAGGAAATGTACCTGTGAACCCTGTTAAACCAACAAAAGAGGATTTAAAAAATATTTGTCGTGGCGTTATGAGTAAACATAATAAAAAAGAAGTGATAATTGGTTAA
- a CDS encoding aldehyde dehydrogenase family protein translates to MISTSKTTMLSWLEQNVGKTYGNFINGKWINSNSGKIYPIYHAANKSQILSFFQNSTKEDVDNAVEAANTSFKSWSKVPGPDRGAILYRFADLLEQQAEELSYMLSAEQGKSLGESRGEVLRAAKEARFCAGEAFRIEGETLPGERSGVNGSTIRQPIGVIAAIAPWNFPVVTPVRKIAPALAYGCTVVYKPASATPWTSVRIMELLNEAGVPKGVVNLVVGNGSSVGTPLVEHPLVKGISFTGSTKLGVQINELAARKLAKTQLELGGKNPAVVLDYENPNDVAKQIVAAAFACSGQRCTSISRVIVVKEKKEELTEALIKEMMQIKVGPAWEKDITMGPLVNQQQLDSVQDYLKIGLKEGARLRFGGKVLTEDIYGEGAYMQPTLLDQVTPQMRVAQEEIFGPILCVIEADTQEEAFDIANSINYGLAASVFTTKFSAAHTFAEEAEVGMVHVNHGTASAAHMPFGGWKQSGFGAYSIGKSNSEFYTNVKAIYYQY, encoded by the coding sequence ATGATTTCAACATCAAAAACAACCATGCTTAGTTGGTTAGAGCAAAATGTAGGTAAAACATATGGTAATTTTATTAATGGAAAATGGATTAATAGTAACAGTGGTAAAATATATCCTATTTATCATGCTGCCAACAAGAGTCAAATTCTTAGTTTTTTTCAAAATTCGACTAAAGAGGATGTTGACAATGCCGTAGAGGCTGCAAATACATCATTTAAAAGTTGGTCAAAAGTACCTGGGCCAGATCGTGGAGCCATCCTGTATCGGTTTGCCGATTTACTAGAACAACAAGCGGAAGAATTAAGTTATATGCTTTCCGCTGAACAAGGAAAATCGTTGGGGGAATCAAGAGGTGAAGTTCTTAGAGCCGCAAAAGAGGCTCGGTTCTGTGCAGGAGAAGCTTTTCGAATTGAAGGTGAAACGTTACCAGGTGAAAGGTCTGGTGTTAATGGTTCAACGATTAGGCAACCAATTGGTGTTATCGCAGCCATTGCACCTTGGAATTTCCCGGTTGTTACACCTGTTCGGAAAATTGCACCAGCTCTTGCATATGGATGTACAGTTGTCTATAAACCAGCTTCTGCAACACCATGGACATCAGTACGGATAATGGAGCTACTAAATGAAGCTGGTGTACCGAAAGGAGTAGTAAACCTGGTTGTTGGTAATGGTTCATCAGTAGGAACTCCATTAGTTGAACATCCATTGGTGAAAGGAATTAGTTTCACAGGTTCTACTAAATTAGGAGTGCAAATAAATGAGCTTGCAGCTAGAAAATTAGCGAAAACTCAACTTGAACTAGGTGGGAAAAATCCTGCTGTAGTTCTAGATTATGAGAATCCTAATGATGTAGCTAAACAAATCGTTGCCGCAGCTTTTGCTTGTAGTGGCCAAAGATGTACCTCAATTAGTCGAGTTATTGTCGTAAAAGAAAAAAAGGAAGAGCTCACTGAAGCTTTAATAAAAGAGATGATGCAAATAAAAGTAGGTCCAGCTTGGGAGAAGGATATAACGATGGGTCCTTTAGTCAATCAACAACAACTAGATTCTGTACAGGACTATTTAAAAATTGGCTTAAAAGAAGGAGCGAGATTACGTTTTGGCGGTAAGGTGTTAACTGAAGATATCTATGGAGAAGGTGCCTATATGCAGCCAACTTTATTAGATCAAGTTACCCCACAAATGAGAGTGGCACAAGAAGAAATATTTGGCCCGATATTATGTGTCATTGAAGCGGATACACAAGAAGAAGCATTTGATATAGCAAACTCGATCAACTATGGTTTGGCCGCATCCGTCTTTACAACTAAATTCTCAGCTGCACACACCTTTGCAGAAGAAGCAGAGGTTGGAATGGTTCACGTTAACCACGGAACCGCCAGTGCTGCACATATGCCATTTGGGGGTTGGAAACAATCAGGATTTGGGGCTTATTCAATTGGAAAATCTAATAGCGAATTTTATACAAATGTAAAAGCTATTTATTATCAATATTGA
- a CDS encoding glycerate kinase — MKIVIAPDSFKGSISARNICYAIEKGIRRVLSNVEITHVPLADGGEGTAENIVAASNGHFIFTEVNGPLNEPVQAAYGVLGNQSTVVIEMAQASGLPLLNEDQRNPLITTSYGTGELMKHALDAGYRKFIIGLGGSATNDGGTGMLKALGVDFFTSDGHILEDGGASLSELSYFDDTNLDPRIKESTILVASDVTNPLCGPTGATAVFGPQKGATSEMVEQLDRALYHFSEIVLKQKGINMRELIGGGAAGGMGAALIAFCHAQLKSGIDVVLEEIGFTQILENADLLITGEGKLDSQTLSGKVIKGVSEQARSKQIPTIALCGAVHLSQEELKELGILAAFSIVPGPCSLEEAFKNSERWIVDRAESIVKILNLNI, encoded by the coding sequence GTGAAGATTGTTATTGCACCAGATTCATTTAAAGGTTCTATTTCGGCACGTAATATTTGCTATGCAATTGAAAAAGGTATCCGAAGAGTTCTATCAAATGTAGAGATAACTCATGTCCCCTTGGCAGATGGTGGTGAAGGGACCGCTGAGAATATAGTGGCCGCTTCAAATGGTCATTTCATTTTTACGGAAGTAAATGGACCTTTAAATGAACCAGTTCAAGCAGCTTATGGAGTATTAGGAAATCAATCAACAGTTGTGATTGAAATGGCACAGGCCTCTGGGTTACCACTGTTAAATGAGGATCAAAGAAACCCATTAATTACTACAAGCTACGGAACTGGTGAGCTTATGAAACATGCATTAGATGCGGGGTATAGAAAATTTATAATTGGTTTAGGTGGAAGTGCAACAAATGATGGTGGAACAGGGATGCTTAAAGCACTTGGTGTAGATTTTTTTACGAGCGATGGTCATATTCTTGAGGATGGAGGAGCTTCTTTAAGTGAATTATCATACTTTGATGATACAAATCTAGATCCGCGCATAAAGGAGTCTACTATATTAGTTGCAAGTGATGTGACAAACCCTTTATGTGGACCAACTGGGGCGACAGCGGTTTTTGGCCCACAAAAAGGCGCAACTTCTGAAATGGTAGAGCAGCTTGATCGAGCTTTATATCATTTTAGTGAAATCGTGTTGAAGCAAAAAGGAATTAATATGAGAGAGCTTATTGGTGGAGGTGCAGCTGGGGGGATGGGAGCAGCACTAATTGCCTTCTGTCATGCGCAATTAAAATCAGGAATTGATGTAGTCTTAGAAGAGATTGGGTTTACTCAAATTTTAGAAAATGCAGATCTTCTTATTACTGGTGAGGGAAAACTTGATTCTCAAACACTTTCTGGAAAAGTGATAAAAGGTGTTTCTGAACAGGCTAGAAGTAAGCAGATTCCAACTATCGCGCTTTGTGGAGCAGTACACTTAAGTCAGGAAGAGTTAAAAGAGCTAGGAATATTAGCTGCTTTTTCAATTGTGCCTGGTCCATGTTCTTTAGAAGAAGCTTTTAAAAATTCTGAGAGGTGGATCGTAGACAGGGCTGAATCGATAGTTAAAATACTTAACCTTAATATATAA
- a CDS encoding 2-hydroxyacid dehydrogenase, with protein sequence MKPKVYITRKVPIDLLKELKAVCEVDVWEHDDIPVPRHVLEEKIVDIDGLFCLLTETIDQSLLDKANSLKIISNMAVGYNNIDIEAAHKRGITVTNTPGILTETTADLTFALLMATSRRLVESAEYLRKGEWKTWSPMQLTGQDVYGATLGIVGMGRIGEALVRRAKGFDMTCIYYNRSRKPQTEKELGVAYAELDDILKGADFICILTPYTNETKNLIGERELSLMKSTSILINTARGGIVDEIALYEALSTNKIWAAGLDVFEEEPVDPTHPLLSLPNVVAIPHIGSATINTRRKMAELAIENLLLGVTNQTPKSVVI encoded by the coding sequence GTGAAGCCAAAGGTATATATCACGCGTAAGGTTCCTATTGATCTATTGAAAGAATTAAAGGCTGTTTGTGAAGTGGATGTATGGGAACACGATGATATTCCTGTTCCACGTCATGTATTGGAAGAAAAAATTGTAGATATTGATGGTCTTTTTTGTTTATTAACGGAAACAATTGATCAGTCTTTACTAGATAAAGCAAATTCTTTGAAAATTATCAGCAATATGGCTGTAGGGTATAATAATATTGATATTGAAGCTGCTCATAAAAGAGGGATAACCGTTACGAACACCCCAGGAATTCTTACAGAAACAACTGCTGATCTTACTTTTGCTCTCTTAATGGCTACTTCTAGAAGGTTAGTGGAGTCCGCAGAATATCTAAGAAAAGGTGAATGGAAAACATGGTCACCTATGCAATTAACAGGACAGGATGTGTATGGAGCAACACTTGGTATTGTAGGAATGGGGAGGATTGGAGAAGCGCTGGTTAGAAGAGCAAAAGGATTTGATATGACTTGCATCTACTACAATAGAAGTAGAAAGCCTCAAACTGAAAAAGAATTAGGTGTGGCATATGCTGAGTTAGACGATATCTTAAAAGGTGCTGATTTCATATGTATACTTACTCCATATACTAATGAAACTAAAAATCTAATAGGGGAAAGAGAGCTTTCATTGATGAAAAGCACGTCAATATTAATTAACACAGCTAGAGGAGGAATTGTTGACGAAATAGCATTATATGAAGCGTTATCTACAAATAAGATTTGGGCTGCTGGTCTAGATGTATTTGAAGAGGAGCCAGTGGATCCTACTCATCCACTTCTATCATTACCAAATGTTGTTGCTATTCCTCATATCGGAAGTGCAACTATTAACACAAGACGAAAAATGGCTGAACTAGCAATAGAAAATTTACTATTAGGAGTTACTAATCAAACACCAAAAAGTGTAGTAATTTAA
- a CDS encoding ROK family transcriptional regulator, which yields MSQLTWNQQIVKKNNTLLVFQTITNEEPISRADIAQQTGLNKATVSSLVNELLTKNLIYESGPGESSGGRRPVLLHYNVNAGYSIGIDLGVNYILGVVTDLKGKILLEKTVKVNEHTFIKVTEQIKEVIHSLIKDLPKTPYGIIGIGLGIPGIVDKQGEIRVAPNLGWKNSDIKTLLEEEFQIPVIVENEANAGAYGEKQFGVGQDYKNIVYVSAGIGIGVGLILNNELYQGLHGFSGEMGHMVISMNGIPCSCGSKGCWEAYASEHALLKSAGSDSTLESLIDKAQNQDEKAIALFKETGQYIGYGINNIINTFNPEQIIIGNRLAMAQTWIKQSMLDIIYSHSLSFQQQDLQISFSKHSTHSAALGVAAITTESFIQRELQDY from the coding sequence TTGAGTCAACTTACATGGAATCAACAAATTGTGAAGAAAAATAACACCTTGCTTGTTTTTCAAACTATAACAAATGAAGAGCCCATTTCTAGGGCTGATATCGCTCAACAAACAGGTTTAAATAAAGCCACTGTTTCTTCTCTTGTTAATGAGCTATTAACTAAGAATTTAATCTATGAATCAGGACCAGGAGAATCTAGTGGCGGAAGAAGACCTGTTCTTCTTCATTACAATGTGAATGCTGGATATTCTATTGGCATAGATTTGGGTGTTAATTATATCTTGGGGGTTGTAACAGATCTAAAAGGAAAGATACTATTAGAAAAAACAGTAAAAGTAAATGAACACACTTTCATAAAAGTCACAGAACAAATTAAAGAGGTTATCCATTCTTTAATAAAAGATCTCCCTAAAACACCTTACGGAATTATTGGAATTGGCTTAGGTATACCTGGAATTGTTGATAAACAAGGTGAAATACGAGTTGCTCCAAATCTTGGTTGGAAAAACAGCGATATAAAAACCCTCTTAGAAGAAGAATTTCAAATTCCTGTTATTGTCGAGAACGAAGCAAATGCTGGAGCGTATGGAGAAAAGCAATTTGGAGTTGGTCAAGATTATAAGAATATTGTTTATGTAAGCGCAGGAATTGGAATAGGTGTTGGACTTATATTAAATAATGAGCTCTATCAAGGTCTCCATGGTTTCTCTGGTGAAATGGGACATATGGTCATTAGTATGAATGGAATCCCTTGTAGCTGTGGAAGTAAAGGATGTTGGGAAGCATATGCATCTGAACACGCTCTTTTAAAAAGTGCAGGCTCTGATTCAACCCTTGAATCATTAATAGACAAAGCACAAAACCAAGATGAAAAAGCAATTGCTCTTTTTAAAGAAACAGGCCAATATATAGGATACGGAATAAATAACATTATAAACACATTTAACCCTGAACAAATTATTATAGGGAATCGTTTAGCAATGGCTCAAACATGGATAAAGCAATCCATGCTGGATATTATTTATTCCCATTCTCTTTCTTTTCAACAGCAAGATCTACAAATTAGTTTTTCTAAGCATTCCACCCATTCAGCAGCTTTAGGTGTAGCAGCCATTACAACTGAAAGCTTTATTCAGCGGGAGTTACAGGATTATTAA
- a CDS encoding VanW family protein, which produces MKYLLAIFMIMIQPSVQSENLSVTFEGKEITSLHRSDLALPSLEGEFIDQGKLDEFTASLESVVYEPPSNAYLDDHGQIKSEKMGHKLDQEKWKSIVYATYLQKSSTSIEVPVKTIYPKVDSELLTSIRAKLISHYVTYFNSRNMERSHNIKLASEAINNHVVFPGETFSFNAVVGKRTIEKGYLPAPVIVRGELSEGIGGGICQVSSTLFNAVDQAGVKIIERYSHSRRVPYVPSKRDATVSWYGPDFTFENEHNQPLLIQSKVYGGQLIIKIYSSETLEIKQQNIQSAPYQLPEEESL; this is translated from the coding sequence ATGAAATATCTTTTAGCGATTTTTATGATTATGATCCAGCCTTCTGTACAATCTGAAAACTTATCTGTAACTTTTGAAGGGAAGGAAATAACATCTCTTCACCGTTCAGACCTTGCCCTACCATCCTTAGAAGGAGAATTTATTGACCAAGGGAAATTAGATGAATTTACAGCTTCTTTAGAATCAGTTGTTTATGAACCTCCATCTAATGCATACTTAGATGATCATGGCCAAATAAAGAGTGAAAAAATGGGGCATAAACTCGATCAAGAAAAGTGGAAATCAATTGTTTATGCTACATATTTGCAAAAAAGCTCAACATCTATTGAAGTGCCTGTCAAAACGATCTACCCAAAGGTTGACAGTGAACTGCTAACATCTATTAGAGCAAAATTAATTAGCCATTACGTAACTTATTTTAATAGTAGAAACATGGAACGGTCACATAATATTAAGTTAGCATCTGAAGCAATTAATAACCATGTCGTTTTCCCCGGAGAGACTTTTTCGTTTAATGCTGTTGTTGGTAAACGAACCATTGAAAAAGGCTATTTACCTGCTCCGGTAATTGTAAGAGGAGAACTCTCAGAAGGGATTGGTGGAGGCATTTGTCAAGTTTCCTCTACATTATTTAATGCAGTTGATCAAGCCGGAGTAAAAATTATTGAGCGATACTCCCATAGTCGAAGAGTCCCTTATGTCCCTTCAAAACGCGATGCTACTGTCAGTTGGTATGGACCTGATTTTACATTTGAGAACGAACATAATCAGCCGTTGCTTATTCAATCTAAAGTGTACGGGGGACAACTAATAATTAAAATTTATTCTTCAGAAACATTAGAAATTAAGCAACAAAATATTCAAAGCGCTCCGTATCAATTACCAGAAGAGGAAAGCTTATAA
- a CDS encoding CBO0543 family protein, which produces MNFVYGFLYLFAAWKWGDWKNWREYYPTILFFIIGDLLYHFLFYDYFPLWKFNPIPFDEKLGITGTHISLFIMFIKYPCTILWYLRNFPIECLKQFTYIGVWILIYTANELLTHSFGGIYHYNGWNEWWSVLFNCAMFSLLALHRYRPFITWILSFVFLLFLWTFFGVPSSVFR; this is translated from the coding sequence ATGAATTTTGTTTATGGGTTTCTGTATTTATTTGCTGCATGGAAGTGGGGAGATTGGAAAAATTGGAGAGAATATTATCCAACTATCTTATTTTTTATCATTGGTGACTTGTTATATCATTTTTTATTTTATGATTATTTTCCATTATGGAAGTTTAATCCCATTCCTTTTGATGAAAAATTAGGAATTACAGGTACCCATATTTCTTTATTTATCATGTTTATCAAATATCCATGTACAATTCTTTGGTATTTAAGAAATTTTCCAATTGAGTGCTTAAAACAGTTTACCTATATTGGGGTTTGGATTTTAATTTATACAGCAAATGAGCTTTTAACACATTCCTTTGGAGGAATATATCATTATAATGGATGGAATGAATGGTGGTCAGTATTGTTCAATTGTGCTATGTTTTCTCTATTGGCATTGCATCGTTATCGTCCATTTATAACTTGGATCCTTTCATTTGTTTTTCTTTTGTTTTTATGGACGTTTTTTGGTGTACCGTCATCTGTTTTTCGTTAA
- a CDS encoding NUDIX hydrolase — MTTEMLAYFDEFGHRRGIETRQRVHVQGLWHETFHCWFVREEKGVQYLYFQKRSDDKADYPSLYDITAAGHILANETVQDGVREVREELGIQLMFEDLLSLGIVKDCLEANQFTDREFCHVFLYNTGYRDDQFNLQQDEVSGVVRAELLEFEKLWFGEIEKIRVEGFLENEHKVQRKLETFLTKQDFVPHQDSYIKEVVEKIKSK; from the coding sequence ATGACAACAGAAATGTTAGCCTATTTTGATGAATTTGGACATAGGCGGGGAATTGAAACACGACAGAGAGTTCATGTGCAAGGATTATGGCATGAAACATTTCATTGCTGGTTTGTACGTGAGGAAAAGGGAGTACAGTATCTTTATTTTCAAAAACGATCAGATGATAAAGCGGATTACCCATCCCTATATGATATAACAGCTGCGGGTCACATTTTGGCTAATGAAACGGTACAAGATGGAGTAAGAGAGGTTAGAGAAGAACTTGGGATACAGCTAATGTTTGAAGATCTTCTTTCTCTTGGTATCGTTAAGGATTGTCTGGAGGCAAATCAATTTACAGATCGTGAGTTCTGTCATGTGTTTTTATATAATACTGGTTATCGTGATGACCAGTTCAATCTCCAACAAGATGAGGTTTCAGGTGTTGTAAGAGCTGAATTACTTGAATTTGAAAAACTGTGGTTTGGAGAAATCGAAAAAATTAGGGTAGAGGGCTTTCTGGAAAATGAACATAAAGTACAAAGGAAGCTAGAGACATTTTTAACGAAACAAGACTTTGTTCCTCATCAGGATTCTTATATAAAAGAGGTAGTAGAAAAAATAAAGAGCAAATAG